A stretch of Dysidea avara chromosome 5, odDysAvar1.4, whole genome shotgun sequence DNA encodes these proteins:
- the LOC136255885 gene encoding sialate:O-sulfotransferase 2-like: MQIDCNFRPLLSIVAALVTLAFCLAFSVIYSAPRDFILPLPNRSFSKSATSLRLIYSDNNNLVRCVNNFTSVTCRGRSPRPASSPASGTTGMINKAVLSAPQPPASSDVMASEDMNLFLQRIRQISPYINKKYIDGLSFNQSTDILRYMGIENLNRYFAFQFLRCPGLAVLKQHMDSNGNLHIPKHYQTCKQMSFQEHGQVVGLVSFPGSGNSWVRQLLETSTGVYTGSVYCDHAYIEAGMIGEGVRSRNVIAVKSHSCMNNFGYSKRIYVVRNPFNAIFANFNRKAKRRFQNSSSSHVAEFNEAQFDKSSDQWTRDITRMSNGWLTHIQLCLQPHHNSTLVVKYENLKANLMFELRRIFDFLGHHYTEDDLLCTVQSNSEQFHRKHTTDFDPYSPEQRRNVGSVIQKANELLSWYNITYPVY; encoded by the exons ATGCAGATTGACTGTAACTTCAGACCACTGCTGTCCATTGTAGCAGCTTTAGTCACATTGGCTTTTTGTCTAGCTTTTAGTGTAATCTATAGTGCTCCGAGAGACTTTATACTTCCACTGCCAAATCGTTCATTCAGTAAGTCGGCGACGTCTTTACGTCTAATCTACAGCGACAACAACAATTTAGTACGATGTGTGAATAATTTTACGAGTGTCACTTGTCGAGGGAGGTCTCCGCGGCCGGCATCCTCACCGGCATCAGGGACTACTGGCATGATTAACAAAGCCGTGCTCTCGGCACCACAGCCGCCAGCAAGCAGTGATGTCATGGCATCCGAAGACATGAACTTGTTTTTGCAAAGAATCAGACAGATCTCACCATATATCAATAAGAAATACATCGACGGGCTCTCGTTCAATCAAAGTACTGATATTTTGCGATACATGGGCATAGAAAATTTGAATAGATATTTTGCATTTCAGTTTCTACGATGCCCAGGATTAGCAGTGCTAAAACAACACATGGACAGTAATGGAAATCTTCATATTCCGAAACACTATCAGACTTGTAAGCAAATGTCTTTCCAAGAACATGGTCAGGTGGTTGGTTTAGTCAGTTTCCCAGGATCAGGTAACTCATGGGTACGTCAACTCTTAGAGACAAGTACTGGTGTGTATACTGGGTCTGTTTATTGTGATCATGCGTACATAGAAGCTGGGATGATTGGTGAAGGTGTTCGGTCAAGAAATGTTATAGCAGTGAAGTCTCACAGTTGTATGAATAATTTTGGATATTCCAAAAGGATCTATGTTGTCAGAAACCCCTTTAATGCAATATTCGCAAACTTTAACAGGAAGGCAAAAAGACGGTTTCAAAATTCTTCATCATctcatgtagctgaattcaacGAAGCCCAGTTTG ATAAAAGCTCTGATCAATGGACACGAGACATTACTAGGATGTCAAACGGTTGGCTAACTCACATACAGCTATGTCTACAACCACACCACAATTCCACATTGGTGGTTAAGTATGAAAACCTAAAAGCTAATTTGATGTTTGAATTGAGAAGAATATTTGATTTTCTGGGACATCATTACACAGAGGATGATTTACTGTGTACAGTTCAATCAAATTCTGAACAATTCCACAGGAAGCACACAACAGACTTTGATCCATATTCTCCTGAACAAAGGAGGAATGTTGGTAGTGTAATCCAGAAAGCAAATGAACTGCTAAGTTGGTATAATATTACTTACCCtgtttattaa